The genome window TTTGATCGCCAATTCAACTTCAAGCGCCATATCCAGTTGTGCTTGTCTTGGTGAATAGCCTGTTAGGACTTTAGCTAGAATACCATGTTGAGAAAAGGCGTGTTCGACCGGCGACATAGGGCTTATTATTAAACGAAGATGGCGCTATTATATAAGCCCGTCGGCAGAAAGAAAGTGATAATTACGGTGTTACCACCTAATCACTGCACACTGGCTGGCATCAATTTTACCGGCATTTCCCTGACCTTAAGGTTGACGCCATTTTCAATCAGCATCTGATAAAAATCCCCTAAGTTACAGTTTTCTACTTGTTGGCATATGATGCCGTACTTCAATATTGCTGGCTTATGACTTTGTAAAGCCGCCCGTTCCAACCAATACAAAGACGATTCTAAATCATGGCCATATTCGTCGGTTAAATAAAGCTCTGCTAAACTGACTTGCCCTAGCGAATAACCCAATGTGGCAGATTTTTCAAAATAATAAAAGGCATCTTCAATACTAGTTTCACTAAGGCTATTAGCCAGATGCGCTCGTCCAGTATAATATTCACGGCGTCCTTGGATAAACTGCATACTTGGCTGGCTTTGATTCACAGGCCCAACATAGTTACCAAAAAGTTTATTCAGTTTAGGACGTTTCACCAGGTAAATAGCTTCCTTAGCTCGCCACTGCTGCAGTTCTTGAACAGTAAGATTAATACGTTCTGGTTGAAAATAATCTTGGTAACGTAATTGTCCAAACCTGACGCTATCTTCTGCCGAATGTTTGTTAGCAAACAATAAATCGCCATAACGCAAAGTTACGATATCACCGGTAATATCAAAGATTTTAGCAACACGATATTTTTCATTTGGCCGCAAATTATCGGAAATCAAACGAAAATCAAGAAAGTAGATATCATTGACCTTTGGCGATGTTAACAGCTGCTCAGTGGCATTTTGTTCTGCATTATATTGCTGATATCTAGCTGTAAGGTACAGCAAAATAAAAACAACAACGACAGCCTTTATGAGGTTAGCAACTAAATTTAATGACAACCAAGATTTAATACTTGATTGATTTGACTGTAAGTATTCTACCCTCAATAACTTTTGAATCAGCATCATGCCTCCTTTGCTTCTTCTTGTTATATCAGTAGCTTAATTGTTAATCAACATTTAATACTAAAAACTTCGTAATGAATAAATTTTACTTAAATAAAAATATCTAGGTGTTCTATTTCATCATCGTCATTATCTTTTGCTGGCTGAGGGTGCAAAATATCTTGTTTATGCAAAATGACGTCTTCACTCGCCTTAACGCCTTCTTCTGTTTGTTGAGGCTTAGTTTGTTGCTGTTTTCCCTTATTTTGCTGATGAGTTTTCTCATCAATAAAATACAACTGGTGATCTTCAAGATGATTAATATCATCCGTCAACTCGTTAGTTGCCGACTCTTTACGTAACGCCTTAACCCTAAGCTTATCTGGCCTGATCGGGTTTGCTCTTATCTTGGCTAACGCTGTAGTAAAAATATCCATCTAATCACCTGAGACCTTATCAAATTACTTCCTGATGATAACCTTGTATCGGCAAGTGCCAACATTTTATAAGCCGATAACAAAATGTTTATCTATTAGACGATAT of Thalassotalea insulae contains these proteins:
- a CDS encoding sel1 repeat family protein yields the protein MMLIQKLLRVEYLQSNQSSIKSWLSLNLVANLIKAVVVVFILLYLTARYQQYNAEQNATEQLLTSPKVNDIYFLDFRLISDNLRPNEKYRVAKIFDITGDIVTLRYGDLLFANKHSAEDSVRFGQLRYQDYFQPERINLTVQELQQWRAKEAIYLVKRPKLNKLFGNYVGPVNQSQPSMQFIQGRREYYTGRAHLANSLSETSIEDAFYYFEKSATLGYSLGQVSLAELYLTDEYGHDLESSLYWLERAALQSHKPAILKYGIICQQVENCNLGDFYQMLIENGVNLKVREMPVKLMPASVQ